The following coding sequences lie in one Musa acuminata AAA Group cultivar baxijiao chromosome BXJ1-8, Cavendish_Baxijiao_AAA, whole genome shotgun sequence genomic window:
- the LOC108953571 gene encoding CBL-interacting protein kinase 5-like: MSTSSSSSSSASSSSVMEKRGTVLLQRYELGRLLGQGTFAKVYHARNVATGLAVAIKIIDKEKILRVGMIDQIKREISVMRLVHHPNIVQLYEVMATRTKIYFAMEYVRGGELFNKVAKGRLKEDVARKYFQQLIAAVDFCHSRGVYHRDLKPENLLLDEKGDLKVSDFGLSALGASRRQDGLLHTTCGTPAYVAPEVITKKGYDGSKADIWSCGVILFVLLAGYLPFHDSNIIEMYRKTSRGEFKCPYWFPSEVKKLLARLLDPNPTTRITICKLIDNPWFRKGYRAVNHQLRMKRDESLRDVREAFASDADEEEEKKQATSSSSSIRPASLNAFDIISRSSSFDLSGLFEEEKGRRAEARFATQKPTEAIVSKLEEIARTERFRVEKKDGVVKLEGSHEGRKGQLAVEAEIFEVTPALYVVEVKKSAGDTLEYQRFYDQGLKPSLKDIVWEWQMGDQSPPPPPPPPSVLPPRLPPSSARVKHQ, encoded by the coding sequence ATgtcgacttcttcttcttcttcttcttcggcttcttcttcttcggtgatGGAGAAGAGGGGCACCGTCCTCTTGCAACGGTACGAGCTCGGACGCCTGCTGGGGCAGGGGACGTTCGCGAAGGTCTACCATGCGCGCAACGTCGCCACCGGGCTCGCCGTCGCCATCAAGATCATCGACAAGGAGAAGATCCTCCGCGTCGGCATGATCGACCAGATCAAGCGCGAGATCTCCGTCATGCGGCTGGTCCACCACCCTAACATCGTCCAGCTCTACGAGGTGATGGCCACCAGGACCAAGATCTACTTCGCCATGGAGTACGTGCGTGGCGGCGAGCTGTTCAACAAGGTGGCCAAGGGCCGGCTCAAGGAAGACGTGGCCCGGAAGTACTTCCAGCAGCTGATCGCGGCCGTCGACTTCTGCCACAGCCGCGGTGTCTACCACCGCGACTTGAAGCCCGAGAACCTCCTGCTGGACGAGAAGGGCGATCTCAAGGTGTCCGACTTCGGGCTGAGCGCGCTGGGCGCGTCGAGGAGGCAGGACGGGCTCCTCCACACCACGTGCGGCACTCCCGCCTACGTCGCGCCGGAGGTCATCACCAAGAAGGGCTACGACGGGTCCAAGGCCGACATCTGGTCCTGCGGCGTCATCCTCTTCGTGCTGTTGGCCGGCTATCTCCCGTTCCACGACTCCAACATCATCGAGATGTACCGCAAGACCAGCCGAGGAGAGTTCAAGTGCCCCTACTGGTTCCCGTCGGAGGTGAAGAAGCTGCTCGCCCGGTTGCTCGACCCCAACCCCACCACCAGGATCACCATCTGCAAGCTGATCGACAACCCCTGGTTTCGCAAAGGATACAGAGCAGTGAATCACCAGCTGCGAATGAAGCGAGACGAAAGCCTGCGGGACGTGCGGGAGGCATTCGCCAGCGATGCcgacgaggaagaggagaagaagcaaGCGACGTCCTCGTCGTCATCGATCAGGCCTGCTAGCTTGAACGCGTTCGACATAATCTCGCGGTCGTCTTCGTTCGACCTCTCGGGGCTATTCGAGGAGGAGAAGGGCCGGAGGGCGGAGGCCCGATTCGCGACGCAGAAGCCCACCGAGGCGATCGTGTCGAAGCTGGAGGAGATCGCGAGGACGGAGAGGTTCCGGGTGGAGAAGAAGGACGGGGTAGTGAAGCTGGAGGGCAGCCACGAGGGGAGGAAGGGGCAGCTGGCGGTGGAGGCAGAGATCTTCGAGGTGACGCCGGCTCTGTACGTGGTGGAGGTGAAGAAGTCGGCCGGCGACACGCTGGAGTACCAGCGATTCTACGACCAGGGTCTGAAACCTTCGCTGAAGGACATCGTGTGGGAATGGCAAATGGGGGATcagtcgccgccgccaccgccgccgccgccatcggTGCTTCCACCACGGCTACCGCCATCGTCGGCTCGTGTAAAGCATCAATGA
- the LOC135588386 gene encoding uncharacterized protein LOC135588386, protein MASGSGGIDMLSVYNDEEEVEGRKVVVAVGLVDSVADDADGGDGDTPPNPAFETKVSALLDRHDGMDCETLRSPIAQSPTPPPLLPSQLQSSPFPAISPSPPLRHPSSSLSEPVGLQRMRMRERF, encoded by the exons ATGGCGTCGGGCAGTGGAGGCATCGATATGCTCTCCGTGTACAACGACGAGGAAGAGGTAGAGGGGCGGAAGGTGGTCGTGGCAGTGGGTTTGGTGGATTCCGTCGCTGACGATGCCGATGGAGGTGACGGGGATACCCCGCCCAACCCAGCATTTGAGACTAAAGTCTCGGCCCTACTCGATCGCCATGATGGCATGGATTGCGAAACCCTAAGGAGCCCCATCGCCCAGAGCCCTACGCCCCCGCCGCTGCTCCCCTCACAGTTGCAGTCTTCACCCTTCCCCGccatctccccttctcctcctctgcgGCATCCGTCTTCTTCTCTTTCGGAGCCTGTGGGCCTTCAGAGGATGAGGAT GAGGGAGAGATTTTAA